The following are encoded together in the Nitrospirota bacterium genome:
- a CDS encoding SurA N-terminal domain-containing protein, whose translation MLEIMRSHKFFSVFLLSVITGVIIVTFVFWGIGTQNQQVNSVLAEVEKEKITQEEYWRVFDNAERYYREQNKTEEEMKKLNLKDKVLNDLIDSKVLMIAANNMKIKVTEDELQQEIMNNPSFQKNGVFDKNVYLRTLELNRTTPAAYESSMMKELTLKKMQMLIGETAELSQDEIKVLEALQGEKTQLANAFLSIKRELLTKAYVEGLKRQMNIKINKDMIN comes from the coding sequence ATGCTTGAGATAATGCGCAGTCATAAATTCTTCAGTGTTTTTCTGCTTTCTGTGATAACAGGCGTAATCATTGTCACCTTTGTATTTTGGGGGATAGGCACGCAAAACCAGCAGGTTAATAGTGTCCTCGCAGAGGTGGAAAAGGAAAAGATAACACAGGAAGAATACTGGAGGGTTTTTGACAATGCCGAAAGGTATTACAGGGAGCAGAATAAGACCGAAGAAGAAATGAAAAAGCTTAACCTGAAAGACAAGGTGCTGAACGACCTTATTGACAGCAAAGTGCTGATGATTGCCGCCAACAATATGAAAATAAAGGTCACTGAAGATGAGCTTCAGCAAGAAATAATGAACAACCCGTCTTTCCAGAAAAACGGCGTCTTTGACAAAAACGTATACCTAAGAACACTTGAACTGAATCGTACGACTCCGGCGGCATATGAAAGCTCTATGATGAAGGAACTGACGCTCAAAAAAATGCAGATGCTGATAGGAGAGACCGCAGAACTTTCGCAGGATGAGATAAAAGTCCTTGAGGCGCTTCAGGGTGAAAAGACCCAGTTAGCCAATGCCTTTTTGTCCATAAAACGCGAATTATTAACAAAGGCTTATGTTGAAGGGCTCAAGCGGCAGATGAATATAAAAATCAACAAAGATATGATTAATTAG
- a CDS encoding anhydro-N-acetylmuramic acid kinase, protein MKNILKVCRKSSRTILSLMSGTSHDGVDAVIARIVERNNQLKVRLLFHCPHPFTGALRTKILTAFSGTTKDICTLNFELGEVFADAALNCIKKAGLSPKDIDAIASHGQTVYHMPPEGRAGGSTLQIGESSVIAERTKIPVVSDFRTRDMAAGGHGAPLVPLADYILFHEEGAVKAVQNIGGIANLTVVPEKISKVMAFDTGPGMSLIDEAVKLLTNGRMHYDINGALAKKGKAIIPLLDELLSHPYFKKHSPKSTGRETFGKTMVKEIITNYGNASVEDILSTLTMFTALSIQRAYRDFVLPEFKVTEIILCGGGCKNKFLLMLLKDLLAPVMLMPVEKYGIPYKAKEALSFAILANETLSGRAGNIQGATGAKHPVILGKITP, encoded by the coding sequence GTGAAGAATATTTTAAAAGTCTGCCGGAAATCCTCCCGTACAATCCTGAGCCTTATGTCAGGCACTTCGCATGACGGCGTAGATGCCGTGATTGCAAGAATCGTTGAGAGGAATAATCAATTAAAAGTCCGGCTTTTATTCCATTGCCCGCATCCATTCACCGGCGCCCTCAGGACAAAAATACTTACGGCTTTTTCAGGAACGACAAAAGACATCTGCACGCTTAACTTTGAACTCGGAGAGGTGTTTGCGGATGCGGCACTTAACTGCATCAAAAAAGCAGGATTATCACCCAAGGATATAGATGCAATTGCCTCTCACGGACAGACGGTATACCACATGCCTCCTGAGGGCAGGGCAGGCGGTTCAACCTTGCAGATAGGCGAGTCTTCTGTAATTGCCGAACGCACGAAAATCCCGGTTGTATCGGATTTCAGGACCAGGGATATGGCGGCAGGCGGGCACGGCGCGCCGCTGGTCCCGCTGGCTGACTATATACTCTTTCATGAAGAAGGGGCTGTAAAAGCTGTTCAGAATATCGGCGGCATAGCCAATTTAACCGTAGTCCCGGAAAAGATAAGCAAAGTCATGGCATTTGATACGGGTCCCGGCATGAGCCTCATTGATGAGGCAGTGAAATTGCTCACAAACGGCAGGATGCATTATGACATTAACGGCGCGCTTGCCAAAAAAGGCAAGGCTATAATCCCTCTCCTTGATGAACTGCTTTCACACCCTTATTTTAAGAAACATTCCCCGAAATCAACAGGCAGGGAGACCTTCGGGAAAACTATGGTTAAAGAAATAATAACCAACTACGGCAATGCGTCAGTTGAAGATATACTTTCAACTCTTACAATGTTTACCGCATTATCCATACAAAGGGCATACCGTGATTTTGTATTGCCTGAATTCAAAGTTACTGAAATCATCCTCTGCGGCGGGGGGTGTAAAAACAAATTTCTCCTGATGCTCCTGAAAGACCTGCTGGCTCCGGTTATGCTTATGCCTGTTGAAAAATACGGCATACCGTATAAAGCAAAAGAGGCGCTGAGTTTTGCAATCCTTGCAAATGAGACATTGTCCGGCAGGGCAGGAAATATTCAGGGAGCCACAGGCGCAAAGCATCCGGTAATTCTTGGAAAGATTACGCCGTAA
- the tig gene encoding trigger factor, translating into MLQEVKEITPTTKKLRISIPQEVIEQEFVRAYDKLRASVKIPGFRAGKAPQAILEKKFAKDIEAQVMEKVVPEFYSNAIKEAGVSPVAYPSIDEKIEIVRSRPLSFTITVEVKPEMKNLSYEGIKLKEAVFSVEETEVDAAINAVQEDRALFKVSEDAISDGDMAIIDCDAFIDGVSVNELSVKDYPFVVHTAHVVKDEDEEINKKLNDALSGKKKGDAVDLKVHFNASHPNKTIAGKEVLLKAVITEVKKKFVPEMDDEFIKSFGCGDMDELKKKVHDDLFKKKKNQADMIYKKELLNALISSNDFEAPSSMVENELEALVQNAKQNAGQKGETPKGDDELRQAFKQTARDNVKGVLILEAIGNKEKIEVMEEDQNRYINELAVIYKIQPEEVKKLFFAKDGSLDGMKSRLGAEKVLDFVLEKAVIAP; encoded by the coding sequence ATGCTTCAGGAAGTCAAAGAAATAACGCCTACTACAAAAAAACTCAGGATCAGCATCCCTCAGGAGGTCATTGAGCAGGAGTTTGTCCGCGCTTATGATAAACTCAGGGCGTCTGTAAAAATTCCTGGATTCAGGGCAGGCAAGGCGCCTCAGGCAATCCTTGAAAAAAAATTCGCAAAGGATATTGAGGCGCAGGTAATGGAAAAAGTCGTCCCTGAGTTTTATTCAAACGCCATTAAAGAGGCCGGGGTGTCTCCTGTTGCCTACCCGAGTATTGACGAAAAAATTGAGATTGTAAGAAGCCGCCCCCTTTCATTCACAATCACTGTAGAGGTAAAGCCTGAGATGAAAAATCTTTCCTACGAGGGCATTAAATTAAAAGAGGCGGTATTTTCCGTGGAGGAAACAGAGGTTGATGCAGCTATTAATGCCGTGCAGGAAGACAGGGCATTGTTTAAGGTCTCGGAAGATGCAATAAGCGATGGAGATATGGCAATAATTGACTGCGATGCCTTTATTGACGGCGTAAGCGTCAATGAATTATCAGTAAAGGATTATCCTTTTGTTGTTCACACCGCACATGTTGTTAAGGATGAAGACGAGGAAATAAACAAAAAACTTAATGACGCCCTGTCCGGAAAGAAAAAAGGCGACGCTGTGGATCTAAAGGTTCATTTTAACGCCTCCCATCCGAATAAAACCATTGCAGGCAAAGAAGTCCTTTTAAAAGCCGTCATAACAGAGGTCAAGAAAAAGTTTGTGCCGGAGATGGATGACGAGTTTATAAAAAGTTTCGGCTGCGGGGATATGGATGAACTGAAGAAAAAAGTGCATGATGATTTATTTAAGAAAAAGAAAAATCAGGCTGACATGATATATAAGAAAGAACTGCTGAATGCCCTTATAAGCTCCAATGACTTTGAGGCGCCTTCCTCTATGGTTGAGAATGAACTGGAAGCGCTTGTGCAGAATGCAAAGCAAAATGCCGGGCAGAAAGGCGAGACCCCGAAAGGAGATGATGAATTAAGGCAGGCGTTCAAACAAACGGCAAGGGACAATGTGAAGGGCGTGCTTATCCTTGAAGCCATAGGCAATAAAGAAAAAATAGAGGTCATGGAAGAGGACCAGAACCGGTACATAAATGAACTGGCTGTCATATACAAAATCCAGCCTGAAGAGGTAAAGAAATTATTTTTTGCAAAAGACGGCTCATTAGACGGGATGAAAAGCAGACTCGGCGCAGAGAAGGTTTTAGACTTTGTGCTTGAAAAAGCAGTAATTGCCCCTTAA
- a CDS encoding pantoate--beta-alanine ligase: MQIIKTIKDMQALSRNFIAGGKTIGFVPTMGALHEGHLSLVKYSKRENDVTAVSIFVNPVQFGHGEDFNRYPRDIEGDLGKLSTFDVDAVFIPEADEIYPQGFSTLINVGRIGEKLCGASRPSHFNGVATVVSKLFNIVMPHKAYFGQKDFQQTVVIKKLAKELNFDIDIVVCPTMREADGLAMSSRNNYLNPAERKAALVLYDALKRGKSFIDSGVKDVSFIREALTDLINSEPPATIDYVEIVEPESLEKIETVKLPAVLCLAVKIGATRLIDNMVFTP; encoded by the coding sequence ATGCAGATTATAAAAACCATAAAAGACATGCAGGCATTAAGCAGGAACTTTATTGCCGGAGGTAAAACCATAGGTTTTGTCCCGACAATGGGCGCACTGCATGAAGGACATCTAAGCCTTGTAAAATATTCTAAAAGGGAAAATGATGTAACAGCGGTCAGTATTTTCGTAAACCCGGTGCAATTCGGACACGGAGAGGACTTTAACCGGTATCCAAGGGATATTGAAGGGGATTTAGGCAAATTGTCGACGTTTGACGTGGATGCTGTTTTTATCCCTGAGGCAGATGAGATATATCCTCAGGGTTTTTCAACGCTTATAAATGTGGGTCGTATCGGAGAAAAACTCTGCGGCGCCTCAAGACCGAGTCATTTTAACGGCGTGGCAACTGTAGTTTCAAAACTCTTTAATATTGTCATGCCTCACAAGGCGTATTTCGGACAAAAGGATTTTCAGCAGACGGTGGTTATAAAAAAGCTGGCAAAGGAACTGAATTTTGACATAGACATCGTGGTCTGCCCGACGATGAGGGAGGCTGACGGACTTGCCATGAGTTCAAGAAACAATTATCTGAATCCTGCGGAAAGAAAGGCGGCGCTTGTTTTGTACGATGCATTAAAGCGCGGTAAGAGTTTTATAGACAGCGGCGTTAAAGACGTATCATTTATCAGGGAAGCGCTGACAGACCTGATAAACTCCGAACCGCCGGCGACAATAGATTATGTAGAGATTGTGGAACCTGAGAGCCTTGAAAAAATTGAAACGGTAAAACTGCCTGCTGTCTTATGCCTCGCCGTTAAAATAGGCGCAACGAGGCTTATTGACAATATGGTGTTCACCCCCTAA
- the recR gene encoding recombination protein RecR has product MSNGIVENLINAFTKLPGIGRKTAQRLSFFIMGMPPDEVKSIARALLEIKEKARFCSLCFNITEEEICAICSDSTRDKSRICVVEEPSNLIVIERTKTYKGLYHVLLGALSPIDGVTPEKLKITELIDRIKTSGEVAEVIIATNPNTKGETTAQYLSQVLKPLGIKTTRIAQGLPIGGDIEFADEVTIAKALEGRKEMTDKN; this is encoded by the coding sequence ATGAGCAACGGGATTGTGGAGAATCTAATAAATGCGTTCACGAAACTTCCGGGCATCGGGAGAAAGACTGCGCAGCGTTTATCTTTTTTTATAATGGGGATGCCGCCTGATGAGGTCAAATCTATAGCCAGAGCACTCCTTGAAATAAAGGAAAAAGCACGGTTCTGCAGCCTCTGTTTTAATATTACAGAAGAGGAGATATGCGCTATCTGCAGTGACTCAACACGCGATAAAAGCAGGATATGCGTTGTTGAGGAGCCGAGCAATCTGATTGTTATTGAACGGACAAAGACGTACAAAGGGCTTTATCACGTGCTTCTGGGCGCCCTTTCCCCCATAGACGGCGTCACCCCGGAAAAATTAAAGATTACTGAACTGATTGACAGGATAAAGACAAGTGGAGAAGTCGCAGAAGTTATCATTGCAACAAATCCCAACACAAAGGGAGAAACTACTGCGCAATATTTATCTCAGGTTTTAAAACCGCTCGGCATAAAAACAACCCGTATTGCGCAGGGGCTTCCAATAGGCGGGGACATTGAATTTGCAGATGAAGTCACGATTGCAAAGGCGCTTGAGGGAAGAAAGGAGATGACAGACAAGAATTAG
- a CDS encoding YbaB/EbfC family nucleoid-associated protein, producing the protein MSKKMFGDIMKQAQKMQQEMGKIQEEAKKKTVEASSGGGMVTVTASGAMEIVSIKIEKNVVNPDDIEMLQDLIAAAVNEALRRAQNMVAEDMSKLTGGLQIPGMGGLFGQ; encoded by the coding sequence ATGTCTAAGAAAATGTTTGGCGACATTATGAAACAGGCGCAGAAAATGCAGCAGGAGATGGGAAAGATTCAGGAAGAGGCAAAGAAAAAGACCGTTGAGGCCTCCTCAGGCGGAGGCATGGTTACCGTAACTGCAAGCGGTGCGATGGAAATAGTATCCATTAAAATTGAAAAAAATGTTGTAAACCCTGATGATATCGAGATGCTTCAGGACCTGATTGCCGCGGCAGTCAATGAAGCGTTAAGGCGCGCACAGAATATGGTAGCAGAGGATATGAGCAAGCTTACGGGCGGACTGCAAATCCCGGGCATGGGCGGTCTTTTTGGTCAATGA
- the dnaX gene encoding DNA polymerase III subunit gamma/tau, which yields MSYLVLARKWRPQGFDELTGQETLVKTLKNAITGGKVVHAYLFSGPRGVGKTSAARILAKALNCAEGPTASPCGKCPDCLSITTGSSVDVFEIDGASNTQVDNVRDLRETVKYAPSGSRYKIYIIDEIHMLSESAFNALLKTLEEPPPHVIFIFATTAPKKIPATILSRCQHHVFRKVLRGKIKEHLQQISKAENININDTALEMIARAADGSMRDALTMLDQASSFSDDVGENELQMLLGLPEADIILKLSEATLKGDISENLFIIKDLSDRGYDLKPVVKEIVEHFRNLAVVKISGKAGALLEFTESEMEHLSQQASTVSMEELTLLLSQLMKLEAEVKTAANPRYALELGLLRTSFVKGMTSLNDLLEKLEGTTVKGISAKLAVEHKAQAKSSAEDKQTNNKKEANGSLELWHKVIEKLKAEDSLIACKLTEAKVVGLTDAGLTISFNGGMSVLAESVGKNARIIEDALKDITGQRLKLKVVSLPDKNGEKTGEEIKQAILSDPTVRNTLELFNGKLLKIKPLNGSE from the coding sequence ATGAGTTATCTTGTTCTTGCAAGGAAATGGAGACCTCAGGGCTTTGACGAACTGACAGGGCAGGAGACGCTTGTCAAAACCCTGAAAAACGCCATCACAGGCGGTAAGGTCGTCCATGCATATCTGTTCTCAGGCCCGAGGGGGGTCGGCAAGACATCTGCCGCAAGGATTCTGGCAAAAGCCCTCAACTGCGCCGAAGGACCTACTGCCTCACCCTGCGGAAAATGCCCGGACTGCCTGTCAATAACAACCGGCTCATCTGTTGATGTCTTTGAGATTGACGGCGCATCAAACACGCAGGTTGATAATGTGCGCGATCTGAGGGAAACCGTGAAATACGCGCCTTCAGGCAGCAGGTATAAAATATACATCATAGACGAAATTCACATGCTGTCAGAATCTGCATTTAATGCACTGCTGAAAACGCTTGAAGAGCCGCCGCCTCACGTCATTTTCATCTTTGCCACTACAGCGCCTAAAAAGATACCAGCAACAATCCTATCCCGGTGTCAGCATCATGTCTTCCGGAAAGTTCTGAGAGGAAAAATCAAAGAGCATTTACAGCAGATTTCAAAGGCTGAAAATATAAATATAAATGATACCGCGCTTGAGATGATAGCAAGGGCTGCAGACGGAAGCATGAGGGATGCGCTTACCATGCTGGACCAGGCATCTTCCTTCAGCGACGATGTCGGCGAGAATGAACTGCAAATGCTCCTTGGACTGCCTGAGGCGGACATAATTTTAAAACTTTCAGAGGCAACGCTAAAAGGCGATATCTCTGAGAATCTTTTCATCATAAAAGACCTCTCTGACAGGGGATATGATCTTAAACCGGTAGTCAAAGAGATAGTTGAGCACTTCCGCAATTTAGCAGTTGTAAAAATATCCGGGAAAGCAGGTGCGCTTCTTGAATTTACAGAGTCCGAAATGGAGCATCTGAGTCAGCAGGCATCAACGGTCAGCATGGAAGAGCTGACACTGCTCCTGAGCCAGCTTATGAAACTTGAGGCAGAGGTAAAAACTGCCGCGAACCCGAGATATGCTCTTGAACTCGGCCTTTTACGCACATCGTTTGTTAAAGGCATGACTTCACTCAATGATCTCTTGGAAAAGCTGGAAGGCACCACAGTTAAAGGCATTAGCGCAAAACTCGCAGTTGAGCATAAGGCGCAGGCAAAATCATCCGCTGAAGATAAACAGACAAACAACAAAAAAGAAGCAAACGGCAGCTTGGAATTATGGCATAAAGTAATTGAAAAACTTAAAGCCGAAGACAGTCTCATAGCGTGCAAACTGACAGAGGCAAAAGTTGTCGGTCTTACCGATGCAGGGCTCACAATAAGCTTTAACGGCGGCATGTCAGTGCTTGCCGAGTCCGTTGGGAAAAACGCACGCATTATTGAAGATGCACTCAAAGATATCACCGGACAACGGCTGAAATTAAAAGTTGTGTCATTGCCGGACAAAAACGGGGAAAAGACAGGCGAGGAAATAAAACAAGCCATACTTTCCGACCCCACAGTCAGAAATACGCTGGAACTTTTTAATGGAAAGCTGTTAAAGATTAAACCGCTTAACGGCAGTGAATAA
- the tadA gene encoding tRNA adenosine(34) deaminase TadA, giving the protein MQTEICAVCEKPVKDCICCPECSHICSLDYGEEYCPVCFPEKNPDERFMRLALTEAQKAFLRDEVPVGAVLVKNNIVITSACNMRETENDPSAHAELTALRDGASLLKSWRLTDAVLYVTKEPCVMCAGAMVNARLGRVVYGCADEKGGAVNSLYRILSDKRLNHQVEVVSGVLADECAALLRDFFQKRR; this is encoded by the coding sequence ATGCAGACTGAAATTTGCGCTGTATGCGAAAAGCCTGTAAAAGACTGTATATGTTGTCCTGAATGCAGTCATATCTGCAGCCTTGATTACGGAGAGGAATACTGTCCTGTCTGTTTCCCTGAAAAAAATCCTGATGAGCGGTTTATGCGTCTTGCGCTGACAGAGGCGCAGAAGGCATTTCTCAGGGATGAGGTTCCAGTCGGTGCAGTTCTTGTAAAAAACAACATTGTCATAACATCGGCTTGCAATATGAGGGAGACGGAAAACGATCCTTCAGCGCATGCAGAGCTGACAGCGCTCAGGGATGGGGCTTCCCTGCTTAAAAGCTGGCGTTTGACAGATGCAGTCCTCTATGTAACCAAAGAGCCCTGTGTTATGTGTGCGGGGGCCATGGTTAATGCAAGGCTTGGCAGGGTTGTTTACGGGTGTGCGGATGAAAAGGGCGGTGCAGTCAACAGCCTTTACCGGATACTTTCAGACAAAAGGCTGAATCATCAGGTTGAAGTTGTCTCAGGTGTTTTAGCGGACGAATGCGCCGCATTACTCAGGGATTTTTTTCAAAAACGCAGATAG